In one window of Deltaproteobacteria bacterium DNA:
- the ptsP gene encoding phosphoenolpyruvate--protein phosphotransferase, translated as MRHFNALRLVSGVGLSYYACTTWDPMEQASKSNNALKRTTSRTRTKTITPARQSARRGHGLSLLEDIGTLIARSHDLQETLEEITQTIAERMGTEVCSLYLYDAKERRLTLWATTGLDRAAVGNVTMSIDEGLSGLVIEKMEPVAVTDAMTHPRNKYFPETGEERFHSFLGLPILEKNNPLGVLVIQSRNRRHFSRTEIRLLKAISTQVSHNIVQARLLETLKSKEQEREEAHRGMVDAIKRLRVYEREREEENSARNHGGRTRLSGIGASPGFGIGHVHLIHPNIQFDALTERTVDTPEEELQRLHAAVRHSQAEIEALKTQVHARLPEIDVAIFDAHAMMLEDPGFLGKIEELIRDNDAAEIAVKKVSEEYIETLERAENQLLRERTTDIRDVSQRLLRQLLGLEEQERPINDSVILLADELTLSDLCMVDPERLKGVVLGSGSATSHASILAKSFEIPTVVGVEHAEMVQENDMVIVDGNSGVVYVNPGNEVLREYTQLDREYRAFNRDLEGIHDLPAETRDGVRVTLAANVGLLVDATLAQRHGAEGVGLYRTEIPFLTYRDFPSEEEQFELYRRVLSSMNGKPVTIRTLDLGPDKYPAYMRLPREHNPYLGWRSIRISLEKADIFKVQLRAILRVGVHGPVRLLLPMISSVEEIFQVKKLLAEVKAELHEEGIAFDPWMPLGVMVEVPAAVWLADRLIKEVDFFNIGTNDLIQYLLAVDRDNRKVASLYEPLHPAVLQAISWTVQAAKRAGRPVSMCGEMAADPLCTMVLLGMGLDELSMEPFFVPVIKRVVRSLSYAEAQQLTKEVLRMETVQEVKGRLFGELKKLGMIELVEMYH; from the coding sequence CCACGTCTCGGACTCGCACCAAGACGATCACACCTGCACGTCAATCAGCACGCCGTGGTCATGGGTTAAGTTTATTGGAAGATATCGGAACGCTCATTGCCCGCTCGCATGATTTGCAGGAGACACTCGAAGAGATTACGCAGACCATCGCCGAGCGCATGGGAACCGAGGTCTGCTCGCTCTATCTCTATGATGCCAAGGAGCGGCGCCTTACCTTATGGGCAACAACCGGACTGGATCGCGCGGCAGTCGGTAACGTCACCATGAGCATTGACGAAGGTTTGAGTGGGTTAGTCATTGAGAAAATGGAGCCAGTCGCGGTCACCGATGCGATGACCCATCCGCGCAATAAATACTTTCCTGAGACTGGCGAAGAACGGTTTCATTCTTTTCTTGGCTTACCCATCCTCGAAAAAAATAACCCCCTTGGTGTTCTTGTTATCCAGAGCCGCAACCGACGCCACTTCTCTCGTACCGAAATCCGCTTGTTAAAGGCCATTTCGACACAAGTCAGCCACAATATCGTCCAGGCACGACTGCTCGAAACACTCAAGAGTAAGGAACAAGAACGCGAAGAGGCGCATCGAGGCATGGTTGATGCGATTAAGCGTCTACGGGTGTACGAGCGCGAACGCGAAGAAGAAAACTCCGCACGCAATCACGGTGGCCGAACCCGCCTCTCCGGCATTGGTGCCTCTCCGGGGTTTGGCATTGGCCATGTGCATCTTATCCATCCCAACATTCAGTTTGATGCGCTGACGGAACGTACGGTCGATACCCCTGAGGAAGAGTTGCAACGTTTACACGCTGCCGTGCGACACTCACAGGCAGAGATTGAAGCGCTGAAGACGCAGGTACATGCACGGTTACCCGAAATCGATGTGGCGATCTTCGATGCGCATGCGATGATGTTGGAAGACCCTGGGTTTCTTGGGAAAATTGAAGAGTTGATTCGTGACAATGACGCCGCCGAGATTGCCGTCAAAAAAGTGAGTGAAGAATATATCGAAACTCTGGAACGGGCGGAAAATCAGCTCCTACGAGAACGGACCACAGATATTCGCGATGTCAGCCAACGCCTGTTGCGCCAACTGCTAGGACTGGAAGAGCAGGAGCGACCGATCAATGACAGTGTCATTCTGCTTGCCGACGAATTGACACTGTCTGACCTCTGCATGGTGGATCCCGAACGGCTGAAGGGAGTGGTGCTCGGGAGTGGAAGTGCAACCTCTCATGCCTCAATTCTGGCAAAATCGTTCGAGATTCCCACGGTCGTTGGAGTTGAACACGCAGAGATGGTGCAAGAGAATGATATGGTCATCGTCGATGGCAACTCCGGGGTGGTATACGTGAATCCTGGAAACGAAGTCCTGCGTGAATATACCCAGCTCGATCGCGAGTATCGCGCTTTTAATCGCGATCTTGAAGGGATTCATGATCTGCCAGCCGAAACGCGAGATGGCGTGCGCGTCACGTTGGCAGCGAATGTTGGGTTACTGGTCGACGCGACCCTTGCCCAACGACACGGTGCGGAAGGTGTCGGGCTCTATCGGACGGAGATCCCGTTTCTCACCTATCGTGATTTTCCCAGTGAAGAAGAACAATTCGAGCTATACCGACGAGTCTTAAGCAGTATGAACGGCAAGCCGGTAACCATTCGCACGCTGGATTTAGGCCCCGACAAATATCCCGCGTATATGCGATTGCCACGGGAACATAACCCTTATCTCGGTTGGCGTTCGATTCGCATCTCACTTGAGAAAGCCGACATTTTCAAAGTGCAATTGCGAGCAATTCTCCGCGTTGGCGTCCATGGTCCAGTGCGACTCCTCCTTCCCATGATCTCCAGCGTTGAAGAAATCTTTCAGGTGAAAAAGCTCCTCGCCGAAGTCAAAGCGGAACTACACGAAGAAGGGATAGCCTTTGACCCGTGGATGCCGCTGGGAGTGATGGTTGAGGTTCCTGCGGCAGTATGGCTCGCGGATCGGCTTATCAAAGAAGTCGATTTTTTCAACATCGGAACGAACGATCTCATTCAATACCTTCTTGCCGTAGATCGCGACAATCGCAAAGTGGCATCTCTGTACGAGCCGCTGCATCCTGCGGTACTGCAAGCCATTTCCTGGACCGTACAGGCCGCAAAGCGAGCTGGGCGCCCTGTGAGTATGTGCGGGGAAATGGCGGCTGATCCATTATGTACGATGGTGCTGCTCGGCATGGGACTCGATGAATTAAGTATGGAGCCGTTTTTTGTTCCCGTCATCAAGCGGGTCGTCCGGTCGTTATCCTACGCCGAGGCACAGCAACTAACGAAAGAAGTGTTGCGTATGGAAACAGTACAAGAAGTGAAGGGCCGGCTCTTTGGAGAGTTGAAAAAACTGGGCATGATCGAGCTGGTGGAAATGTACCACTGA